The Pseudomonas sp. FP198 genomic interval GTACAAGAAAAACGGGAGGGTTGCTGTGATGAGCCGTCCGACAGCCTGAGTATCCAATGTGCAAGCCACTCGCCTGACCCTGATCTGCCATGCCCGCACCGCCGCCCAGAAAGAGGCGCGTTTCGGCTTGGACGAACCGCTGGACGCCGGCTGGCTGGCGACGCGTGCCGAGATCGGCCGTGAATACCGGAACGTGCGCCGCCTGCTCTGCGGGCCAGAGCTGCGCACCCGCCAGACCGCGGCGCTGTTGGGCGACGATCCGCGGGTGGTCCAGGCGTTGGCCGATTGTGATTTCGGCCGTTGGCGCGGGATGTCCGTCGATGAACTGCTCAAGACCGAGCCGGAATGCCTTCAAGCCTGGCGTGACGACCCGGACGCCGCGCCCCACGGCGGCGAGTCCGTCAGCGGGGTATGTCGGCGGGTCGGCGACTGGCTGACGACGCTGCAACACACTCCGGGCCACTGGCTGGCCGTCACCCATCCGTTCGTGATTCGCGCTGCCCTGCTGAACGTATTGGGTTGCCCGATGGGCATGTTCCACCGGATCGACATCGAATCGCTTTCCGTCACTGAGTTGCGTTTCAACGGGGTGTGGCGATTTCGCACCCAGGGGCCTGGCCGGGAGCCGCAAGCATGAAGAAATTGTCGGTGATAGGCATCGGTGCCGGTGATCCCGATCACCTGACGATGCAAGCAGTGAAGGCCCTGAATCAGGTCGATGTGTTTTTCCTGATGGACAAAGGGCCCGGCAAGGACGCGCTGTTGGACCTGCGTCGCGACATCTGTCGCCGCTACATCACTGATCGCACCTACCGTTTCGTCGAAGCCGGCAGTCCCGAGCGCCAGCGCGAGGATCTGGACTACACCGCCAGTGTCGAGGCACTTAACCGGGCGAAGCAGGCGACGTTCGAAAGATTGATCAACGAGGAGTTGTCTGACGGGCAGCGGGGCGGTTTCCTGGTGTGGGGCGACCCTTCGCTGTACGACAGCACCCTGCGCATCCTGCAGGCGATTGTTGATTCGGGGCGCTGCGTCTTCGAGTTCGATGTCGTTCCGGGCATCACCAGCGTCCAGGCCCTCGCGGCGCGACACAAGGTGCCGTTGAACAGTATCGGCGGCTCACTGGAGATCACCACGGGCCGCAGGCTGGCGGCGGGGCAGGTTGGCGATGCAGGGAGCATGGTGGTGATGCTTGATGCCGAGGATGCGTATCGCCAGGTCAGCGATCCTGATACGCAGATCTATTGGGGCGCCTACGTGGGAATGGCAGATGAATTGCTCATTGCCGGACGGCTGGGGGACGTGGCCGACGACATCGAACGCACCCGCAAGGCGGCGCGACAGGCCAATGGGTGGATCATGGATACGTATTTGTTGCGTAAACCTTGATGCTGCGAATGAACCTGTGGCGAGGGAGCTTGCTCCCGCTCGACTGCGAAGCAGGCGCAAGACTTCAGCCACCTTGCGTATCGGGGTTGCTGCGCAACCCAGCGGGAGCAAGCGCCCTCGCCACGGAACCTCGAAGGCGTCGTCACCCTCGCCCAAACCGCTCCCGGTACACCGACGGCGCCAGCCCCACCACGTTGCGAAACGCTACCCGGAAACTTTCCACCGAACGATAGCCACACAGTTGGGCAATGTTGTCGGTGTTGTCTTGCGTGCTTTCCAGCAATTCCCGCGCCCGTGCCAGGCGCTCATGTTGCAGCCAGGCCTTGGGCGACAGGCCGCAAGCCTGGGTGAAGCGGCGCAGGAAGGTCCGTTCGCTCATGGCCGCGTGACTGGCCAGGTCGCGCACTCCCAGTGGCTCGTGGAGACGTTCCCGAGCCCATTGCATGACGCCGGACAAATCGCTGCGCGGCGTGCGGCTGACCGGCGAGGGAATGAACTGCGCCTGGCCACCGGTGCGTTGGGTCGGCATGACCAGCCGGCGCGCCACGGCATTGGCAACCTGGGCGCCGAAATCCCGCGCCACCAGATGCAGGCAGGCATCGATGCCGGCCGCGCTGCCAGCCGACGTGATGATCTGGCCTGAGTCGACATAAAGTACATCGGGATCGACTTCGATGGTCGGGTAGCTGTCGGCAAGTTCGTCGGTGTAGCGCCAATGCGTGGTGGCGCCCAAGCCGTCGAGCAGCCCGGTGGCCGCCAGGACAAAAGCCCCCGAGCAGATCGACAACAGGCGGGCGCCACGGGCATGGGCTCGTCGCAAGGCCTGGAGCAGGGCATCGGAGGGCGGTTCGCTGCGACTGCGCCAGCCCGGCACGATAATGGTTCGCGCGCTGTCGAGCAGCTCCATGCCGCCATCGGCCAATACCCGGAAGCCGCCCATGGCGCGCATCGGGCCGTCGTCGACCGCGACGATGCGGTGTTCATACCAGGGAAAATCAAACTCGGGCCGTGCCAGCCCGAATATCTCGACGGCAACGCCGAATTCGAACGTGCACAGCCCGTCGTAGGCGAGAATCGCGACGAGGCCAGGGCTAGGCTGCATTTGGCGGAAAATTCCCACAGAGTGTCTTGTACGCCACTGTAGCGGTTGGCGGCGGGTGGATAAAGTCTCTCCAAGCCCTTATTCGTCCCTGGAGTAAACCCGATGACCAGCCTTGTTCGCGAAGTGCCTGCCGCCCCGTCCGACATTGCCCTGCAGCATTTCAGCCGACGTCTGATGTTCGAAACCGATTGTTCCGACGTACGTGCCAGCCAGGACGCCGGTGAGATCGATTTTGTCCTCGTCGATGTGCGCGGGCCGCAGGCCTACGCACGGGGGCACGTGCCCGGGGCGATCAACCTGCCGACCCGCACGCTGACCGCCGAGGCGCTTGCGGCCTATCCCCAGACCACCCTGTTCGTGGTCTATTGTGCGGGGCCGCATTGCAACGGCGCCAACAAGGCCGCGGTGCGCCTGGCGACCCTGGGGTACCCGGTCAAGGAAATGATCGGTGGCGTCATGGGCTGGCTCGACGAAGGTTTTCGCCTGACCGGTTCCGTGGAGCGCGTGACGGAGCAGGCGGTCAGCTGCGATTGTTGAACGGTGCGTCCTCCTTGTGGTGAGGAAAACAGGCTCCCTCGCCACAAGGGCTATTGCTTTAGTAGTTTCGCAAATGCTCTGCATCTTTATAACTATTTGTCGCCTATACGCAATTCCGCTGCCGAGTGCCCCTCTAGACTCCTGCCCACTTCGGTTTTCGCTGACCGAACGCTGTTTCCGAATCTGCCCATAACGATCAAAAAAACCTGCGCACTCAGGAGCAAAAATGAAGAAGCTTGTCATGTTCGGTGCCCTGGCACTGTCCGTACTCTCCCTGTCGGCTGTGGCCGAAGACGCCAAGCCGATCCGCCTCGGGATCGAGGCCGGTTATCCGCCTTTTTCGATGAAGACGCCTGACGGCAAGCTGACCGGCTTCGATGTGGATATCGGCGACGCGCTGTGCGCGCAGATGAAGGTCAAGTGCACCTGGGTCGAGCAAGAGTTCGACGGGCTTATTCCAGCGCTGAAGGTGAAGAAGATCGATGCGATCCTGTCGTCGATGACCATCACTGACGACCGCAAGAAAAACGTCGACTTCACCATCAAGTACTACCACACCCCGGCGCGTTTCGTGATGAAGGAAGGTACCGACGTCAAGGACCCGCTGACCGAACTCAAGGGCAAGAAAGTCGGCGTGCTGCGCGCCAGTACCCATGACCGCTTCGCGACCGAAGTGCTGGTGCCGGCGGGAATCAACCTGGTGCGCTACAGCTCCCAGCAGGAAGCCAACCTGGACATGGTCGCCGGTCGCCTCGACGCAATGCTGGCCGACTCGGTCAACCTCGACGAAGGTTTCCTGAAAACCGACGCCGGCAAAGGCTTTGCCTTCGTCGGGCCGACCTATGAAGACGCCAAGTATTTCGGCGGCGGCGCCGGCATCGCGGTGCGCAAGGGTGACAAGGCCCTGGCGGACAAATTCAACGCCGCCATCAGCGAAATCCGCGCCAATGGCACCTACAAGAAAGTGCAGGACAAATACTTCGCTTTTGACGTCTATGGGCATTAATCGCTGAAGAAAACAGGTGGCCCGCCGCTGACCCGGCCGGCCACCTTTTTCATGGGCGATTGTTTTACCCTGAGCCTGTCGAGAACCGAAATCTGGAGTGCCAATGCAACGCATCGACCATACCCTGCCGTGGAGCCACTTGGGCACGGAGCGCCGGCTCAGCGTGTTTCGTTTCGGCCATGGCCCGCGCAAGGCCTACATCCAGGCCAGCCTGCACGCCGATGAACTGCCGGGCATGCGCACGGCATGGGAACTGAAACAGCGGCTCAGCGACCTTGAGTCCCGCGGCCTGCTCAAAGGCGTGATCGAGCTGGTGCCGGTGGCCAATCCCATCGGCCTGGACCAGCATCTGCAGAGTGCCCACATGGGGCGCTTCGAACTGGGCAGCGGGAAGAATTTCAACCGTTCCTTCGTCGAACTCAGTGCCCCGGTGGCGCAGCGCATCGGGGCTCGCCTGGGCGACGATCCGGCTGCCAACGTCACCTTGATCCGGCAAACCATGGCCGAGGTGCTCGACGAACTACCCGCGCCACCTTCGCAACTCGAAGCCATGCATCGGCTGTTGCTTCGCCATGCCTGCGACGCCGACATTACTCTCGACCTGCACTGCGATTTCGAGGCCGCGATCCACTTGTACGCGTTGCCGCAACAATGGCCGCAGTGGCGCTCGCTGGCCGCGCGGCTGAGGGCCGGTGTGGCGTTGTTGTGCGAGGATTCCGGCGGCAGCTCGTTCGATGAGTCCTGTTCCACGCCCTGGTTGCGCCTGGCGAGGATCTTTCCGCAAGCGGCCATCCCGGCGGCCAACCTGGCGACGACGCTGGAACTGGGTAGCATGGGCGACACCCGGGTGGAGCAGGCCCGGGCCAATTGCGAGGCTATCCTCGGATTTCTCGCCGAACAGGGACTCATCGGCGGTGACTGGCCGGCCGCGCCGGCGGAATGCTGCGAGGGTTTTCCGTTCGAAGGCACCGAATACCTGTTTGCCCCGCACCATGGCGTGGTCAGCTTCCTGCGCGACGCTGGCGAGTGGGTGGAGCGGGGCGATGCTTTGTTCGAAGTGGTCGATCCGTTGAACGACCGAGTGACCACGGTCCGCGCCGGCACCAGCGGCGTCCTGTTCGCCCTGGATCGCGGACGTTATACCCAGCCGGGCATCTGGCAGGCGAAAGTCGCCGGGCGTGAGCCGATTCGGGCGGGGAAATTGATCAACGACTGATAACTGCTGTCTACCTCACCGCACGGTGGTCACCGTGCGGTTATCCAATGCTGGAGGAAGACCGATGTTCAAAGCGTTCGCCCTGTTTATGCTGCTGGTGTCTGCCGGAGCGCAGGCCCAACCGTCGCTGCACACCGACTTGCCACTCAACTACCTGACCCGCGCCGATGAACAGGCCAGGAACCGGCCGCTGGTGATTTTCCTGCACGGTTCGGGCAGCAACGAAGAAGACCTGCTGACGCTCGCCGACGAACTGCCCAAGCACTACAACTACCTTTCGGTGCGGGCACCCAAGTCGATGGAGCCGGGGCGCTACCAATGGTTTGCCAGGAAAGGCGAGGGCGCCTATGAAGGTGACACGTCAGACCTGAAGGCCAGCGGCCAGATGCTCCTGGAATTCATCGAGAAGGCTCGGGCCAAATACCCGACCGATGCGAGCAACGTCTATCTGGTAGGGTTCAGTCAGGGCGCGATGATGAGCTACGAGGTAGCCCTGAGACACCCCGAAGCCGTCGGCGGCATTGCCGCGATGGGCGGGCGCGTTCTTTCGGTGTTGCGCGCCGAACTGACGCCCGATGAATCGCGCCGGGATCTGGCGGTGTTCATCGGCCACGGCACGGTGGACCCGATCATTCCCTACCACGACGGCACCGACGCTGACACGTTCCTCAAGACCCTGGCCCTGGAACCGGAATTCCACGCGTATCCGGGGCTTGGTCACAATATCAGCGCGCAGGAGGTGAAGGACCTGCGGGCCTGGCTGGAGCGGCTCAACCCTTGATCCAGCCGGATCCCTGTGGGGTCGGGCTTGCTCCTGCAGTTCGACGGCGGTGAGCCTCTGTTTTCGAGCATGCCAAATTTCTCTGTGGGAGCGAGCCTGCTCGCGAATACAGCAATGGCGCCCATCAGGCACACCGCACAGGCTCATCACTTCCCGCTGGCGATCTGCTTGACCAATGCTTCGTGACCGGCCTGGTCGCTCGCCCTGGAGATGATCTGCACCACTGCCATGCGCGTGCCGGAAGCCCCTATCAGGGTAGTGTCCAACGTGGGCCCGCCACCCTGGATGGCCCGGGTGTCGAGCTGGCGCAGGCCGAGGCCGGTGGCTTTCAGGGTCAGGCTCTTTTCCCCGAGGATCTTGGCATCCGGCAGGGCCTTGGTCTTCTGGACGGCGAAATCGGCAAAGGTCGTATCCAGGAAGGCTGCGTCGTTATCTTTTACATTTGCCCCGTCAACCAGGGTGTTCTCCGCCGTGATCACCACCGTTTTGCGGGTGGCATTGCTGTACATCGTACCGCTCGCCCCGGCGGTTCCCTGCGCCACGTCCCCTGCGGACAAGGGCGTCGCCGTGAAGCCCGGGGGGAGGGTGAAGCTGAACTTGCCGCCCAGCAGCGAAACCTTCTGGGCTGGCGCTTGCGCCACGGGTTTCTTGGGCTGGGCGGCAAGGGCGGGGAATGCGGCCAGGCTGGTGATAGTCGCCAGTAGCAGGGCGGCGGCTGGTTTACTCAGCAAAGACATAAAACGCTCCATGGGCTGGTTGGCTTGAAACCTGAACACGCGGTGTCCTTGTCGGTCATGGGTTCGATACGTTAACACCGACGGCACTGAAGCGCCGCGCCAACGCCTGATGTTCGAAGTGTTCGGTGATGAAGTCGACAAAGACCCGGGTCTTGGCGGGCATCAGCGTACGACTCGGGTAATAGAGCGAAATCGCGCCAAGGTCGACATACCATTGCGGCAACAGCCGCACCAGCTCGCCGCGCTCCAGCCAGGGCAGGACATCCGGCACCGTCAACAGCGTAACGCCCAGCCCCAGCAAGGCAGATTCACGCATGGCGACCGGGTCGTTGAGGGTGATCGACTCCGGCAACGACACCGCGCACTCGAGTCCGGCGCTGTTGCGCATCATCGGCTGGCGCACACGGCCGGTCAGGCTGGAGCGCAGGACGATGTTAGCGTGATCGGCCAATTGCTCCGGATGCTGGGGCTGGGCACGACCGGCCAGGTACCGCGAGCTGGCGACGGCAATCAGGTGGGCTGGCGCCAAGGTCCGGGACACCACGCCGGGTGTCAATTCGAAACCGCCTCCAATCGCCGCGTCGAAACCCTCGGCAATCAAGTCGACCCGACGATTTTCGAAATGCCATTCCGGCCGGATCAGGGGATATCGATCGAGGAAAGCAGGCATTAACGGCAAGACGTGAGCCATGCCGAAGCTGGGCGAGAGGCTGACCCGCAACACGCCGGCCGGATCGCCACGTTCGGCGCTCACCGCGCCAATCGCAACTTGCAGGGCTTGAAGGTTGCCGCCGATGCTGGCGAGGAAATGTTCGCCGGTTTCGGTCAGGGATAGCTTGCGGGTCGAACGCTGGAACAGGCGTACACCCAGGTTTCGCTCCAGCATTGCCACATTGCGGCTGACGGCGGCGGGCGTCAGCGCCAGCAGTCTGGCGGCAGCGGAAAAACTGCCGGTCTCGGCACTGCGCACGAAACATTCGAGGTTGGCGAGGGTTTCCATTTGATCGGACCTGATACTGATGCTTGAAGATAATTCAAGCCATTACCGACTAATCAGGGCGCAATGGCAAGCGCAATATGCACCTCAACGGCGGACATCACCGCACGGTTTTTCCAACCATTGAGGACATCACATGAACACCATCGGCATTATCGGCGCTGGCGCCATCGGCAGTGCATTCGCCCGGGCCCTGGCCCGCCACGACATCAACGTGGTCATTTCCAACAGCCGTGGGCCGCAAAGCCTGACCGAACTGGTCGCCGAACTGGGCCCGACCGTACGTGCCGGCACTGTGCAGGAAGCGGCCGCGCAACCGATGGTACTGGTGGCCGTCAACTGGCAGAAATTGCCGCAGGCCCTGGCGGGTTTGCCGGACTTCGCCGGGCGGATCGTGATCGACGCCAACAACGCTATCAAGGTGCCGGAATTCCAGGCGATCGATCTGCAAGGACGGGCCTCCACCGAGGTGTTCAGCGAGTGGGTGCCCGGTGCGCGGGTGGTCAAGGCGTTCAACCACATGCTGGCGAAATTGCTTGAAGCCGATCCGGCGGCCGAAGGCGGCAAGCGTGTACTGTTCCTGACCGGCGATGATCAACAGGCGCGCGGGGAAGTGGCCGGGTTGATCGGTCGGCTCGGATTCTTCGCCGTGGACCTGGGCCCGCTGAGCGCCGGGGCGCACCTGACGCAGTTCCCCGGCGGTCCGCTGCCCGCGCTGAATCTGGTCAAGTTCGACTGAGCCCCTACGGATCAAGGACGATCCCAATAGGGCACTTCGCCGAAACACTCGAGGAAAAAATCGATCACCGTGCGCACCTTCACCGACAGGCGTCGGCTGCCGGGCCAGAGGATGGCGATTTGCTGGGGTTCGAGGCTGTTGGACGCTTCGTAATCGGCCAGGACCGGTACCAGCGTGCCGTTGCGCACGGCTTCGCCGATCAGCCATGACGGAAACATCACCAGGCCCAGGCCTTGTTCGGCGGCCTGGGTCAGGGTGTCGGCGTGGTTGCCGGTGATCGGCCCTCTGACGCTATAGGGTTTCCAGGCTTGACCCGGCTTGCGGAAAAACCAACGCTGTTGCCCGGCTACGCCTTTGTAGGCCAGGCACTGGTGGGCCGCCAGCTCTTCGGGTTTTTGTGGAGCGCCGTGGCGGGCCAGGTAGGCGGGGCTGGCCGCGATCTGGAAACGGTGCGGCGCGATGATCCGCGCCTGCATGCTGGAATCGTGCAACGGGCCGATGCGAAAGAGCAGATCGGCACCTTCCTGCAAAGGGTCGACGTAACTGTCGGTCTGCTGGAGATCCAGCTGCAGCTTTGGGTAGCGCTCGCACAGTTGTCCCAGCCAGGGCGTCAGGTGGCGCTGTCCGAAGACGACCGGGGCGTTGATCCGCACGAGTCCGGCCGGTTCGCTACGCTGTTCCTGCAGGGCTTGTTC includes:
- a CDS encoding alpha/beta hydrolase, producing the protein MFKAFALFMLLVSAGAQAQPSLHTDLPLNYLTRADEQARNRPLVIFLHGSGSNEEDLLTLADELPKHYNYLSVRAPKSMEPGRYQWFARKGEGAYEGDTSDLKASGQMLLEFIEKARAKYPTDASNVYLVGFSQGAMMSYEVALRHPEAVGGIAAMGGRVLSVLRAELTPDESRRDLAVFIGHGTVDPIIPYHDGTDADTFLKTLALEPEFHAYPGLGHNISAQEVKDLRAWLERLNP
- a CDS encoding histidine phosphatase family protein; this encodes MQATRLTLICHARTAAQKEARFGLDEPLDAGWLATRAEIGREYRNVRRLLCGPELRTRQTAALLGDDPRVVQALADCDFGRWRGMSVDELLKTEPECLQAWRDDPDAAPHGGESVSGVCRRVGDWLTTLQHTPGHWLAVTHPFVIRAALLNVLGCPMGMFHRIDIESLSVTELRFNGVWRFRTQGPGREPQA
- a CDS encoding LysR family transcriptional regulator — translated: MHGLDELGFKALRLFVAVLDLGSFSEVARREGLAPSSISRQIQLMEQALNQQLLYRHTRAVSPTEAGRLLGHHARLLLVQLEEAEQALQEQRSEPAGLVRINAPVVFGQRHLTPWLGQLCERYPKLQLDLQQTDSYVDPLQEGADLLFRIGPLHDSSMQARIIAPHRFQIAASPAYLARHGAPQKPEELAAHQCLAYKGVAGQQRWFFRKPGQAWKPYSVRGPITGNHADTLTQAAEQGLGLVMFPSWLIGEAVRNGTLVPVLADYEASNSLEPQQIAILWPGSRRLSVKVRTVIDFFLECFGEVPYWDRP
- a CDS encoding rhodanese-like domain-containing protein; translation: MTSLVREVPAAPSDIALQHFSRRLMFETDCSDVRASQDAGEIDFVLVDVRGPQAYARGHVPGAINLPTRTLTAEALAAYPQTTLFVVYCAGPHCNGANKAAVRLATLGYPVKEMIGGVMGWLDEGFRLTGSVERVTEQAVSCDC
- a CDS encoding ABC transporter substrate-binding protein, with translation MKKLVMFGALALSVLSLSAVAEDAKPIRLGIEAGYPPFSMKTPDGKLTGFDVDIGDALCAQMKVKCTWVEQEFDGLIPALKVKKIDAILSSMTITDDRKKNVDFTIKYYHTPARFVMKEGTDVKDPLTELKGKKVGVLRASTHDRFATEVLVPAGINLVRYSSQQEANLDMVAGRLDAMLADSVNLDEGFLKTDAGKGFAFVGPTYEDAKYFGGGAGIAVRKGDKALADKFNAAISEIRANGTYKKVQDKYFAFDVYGH
- a CDS encoding succinylglutamate desuccinylase/aspartoacylase family protein, which produces MQRIDHTLPWSHLGTERRLSVFRFGHGPRKAYIQASLHADELPGMRTAWELKQRLSDLESRGLLKGVIELVPVANPIGLDQHLQSAHMGRFELGSGKNFNRSFVELSAPVAQRIGARLGDDPAANVTLIRQTMAEVLDELPAPPSQLEAMHRLLLRHACDADITLDLHCDFEAAIHLYALPQQWPQWRSLAARLRAGVALLCEDSGGSSFDESCSTPWLRLARIFPQAAIPAANLATTLELGSMGDTRVEQARANCEAILGFLAEQGLIGGDWPAAPAECCEGFPFEGTEYLFAPHHGVVSFLRDAGEWVERGDALFEVVDPLNDRVTTVRAGTSGVLFALDRGRYTQPGIWQAKVAGREPIRAGKLIND
- a CDS encoding LysR family transcriptional regulator gives rise to the protein METLANLECFVRSAETGSFSAAARLLALTPAAVSRNVAMLERNLGVRLFQRSTRKLSLTETGEHFLASIGGNLQALQVAIGAVSAERGDPAGVLRVSLSPSFGMAHVLPLMPAFLDRYPLIRPEWHFENRRVDLIAEGFDAAIGGGFELTPGVVSRTLAPAHLIAVASSRYLAGRAQPQHPEQLADHANIVLRSSLTGRVRQPMMRNSAGLECAVSLPESITLNDPVAMRESALLGLGVTLLTVPDVLPWLERGELVRLLPQWYVDLGAISLYYPSRTLMPAKTRVFVDFITEHFEHQALARRFSAVGVNVSNP
- the ftrA gene encoding transcriptional regulator FtrA; the protein is MQPSPGLVAILAYDGLCTFEFGVAVEIFGLARPEFDFPWYEHRIVAVDDGPMRAMGGFRVLADGGMELLDSARTIIVPGWRSRSEPPSDALLQALRRAHARGARLLSICSGAFVLAATGLLDGLGATTHWRYTDELADSYPTIEVDPDVLYVDSGQIITSAGSAAGIDACLHLVARDFGAQVANAVARRLVMPTQRTGGQAQFIPSPVSRTPRSDLSGVMQWARERLHEPLGVRDLASHAAMSERTFLRRFTQACGLSPKAWLQHERLARARELLESTQDNTDNIAQLCGYRSVESFRVAFRNVVGLAPSVYRERFGRG
- the cobF gene encoding precorrin-6A synthase (deacetylating); translated protein: MKKLSVIGIGAGDPDHLTMQAVKALNQVDVFFLMDKGPGKDALLDLRRDICRRYITDRTYRFVEAGSPERQREDLDYTASVEALNRAKQATFERLINEELSDGQRGGFLVWGDPSLYDSTLRILQAIVDSGRCVFEFDVVPGITSVQALAARHKVPLNSIGGSLEITTGRRLAAGQVGDAGSMVVMLDAEDAYRQVSDPDTQIYWGAYVGMADELLIAGRLGDVADDIERTRKAARQANGWIMDTYLLRKP
- a CDS encoding NADPH-dependent F420 reductase is translated as MNTIGIIGAGAIGSAFARALARHDINVVISNSRGPQSLTELVAELGPTVRAGTVQEAAAQPMVLVAVNWQKLPQALAGLPDFAGRIVIDANNAIKVPEFQAIDLQGRASTEVFSEWVPGARVVKAFNHMLAKLLEADPAAEGGKRVLFLTGDDQQARGEVAGLIGRLGFFAVDLGPLSAGAHLTQFPGGPLPALNLVKFD